CTTGAAACCTCTCCGGTCGGGGTTGTGAATGAGTATGCGCCACCGGCAAAAATACCCCCGCATGACTTGCACTGCCACTTTGCATAGGACTGCCTTTTTACTGCGTTTTTTCCGCATGAGGGGCAGTCATATGTTGCGACTTTTTGCCTGTACACCGTCTGCGCCCTTTTTCTTATTTCTGCCCCGTATCGGACATTGCTGTCTGCCATTTTTCATCCACCCCTAGAATATCAACAGTTGTTTTTCAAATATTGTTCACAAATGCAGGCTTTCAGCTTTTCCAGGCCCGCAGCCTGCCTGCACTATTGAGTCAAAAGCGACTTGAGTGCTTCCCCGTGCGCAAACGACTTGTCGATCAGGCCCGAGACTTCGG
The sequence above is drawn from the Candidatus Parvarchaeota archaeon genome and encodes:
- the rpl37ae gene encoding 50S ribosomal protein L37ae (structural models have indicated that the folded zinc-finger motif interacts mainly with domain III of 23S rRNA, whereas the amino-terminal region of L37 interacts primarily with domain II), with product MADSNVRYGAEIRKRAQTVYRQKVATYDCPSCGKNAVKRQSYAKWQCKSCGGIFAGGAYSFTTPTGEVSRRLGAENKKN